Proteins encoded within one genomic window of Haematobia irritans isolate KBUSLIRL chromosome 5, ASM5000362v1, whole genome shotgun sequence:
- the LOC142241225 gene encoding lipase 3-like, translating to MDSIKNRSVILNSLLIIPILIIVVQLQYPPEPNTKTIFDRIERAGYASKSYDVYTKDGYGIRIFRLRNSSSSWEDAAQISTRPIVLLMHGMTTSADCWILESLTHPLAYDLVNSGYDVWLGNTRGNTYGQMHLHMSSYDREFWRFSLHEVGTIDLPHIMDFILTETQADSLHYVGHSQGTTIALILLSTNGEYNRKFKSITMLAPSANLTFVTTPLRYISPIMGRPLYSTFEDWALFRPMIVRKLLGMERCRRVGATSKYCSFFVYNFFGGYSAYINRSMLPEIYDTHPATCSIRQILHYAQIHQSRMFRQYDFGPEGNLLHYNHSIPPEYNLRNLNLRFPIHLFYSRDDQLSALKDVEILAEILGNSSISHFIDLKHFAHIDFIWASNIREVINRPVLTIIRNVEKELEKI from the exons TTTGATCGAATCGAAAGAGCAGGTTATGCATCTAAAAGCTATGATGTCTATACCAAAGATGGTTATGGTATAAGAATATTTCGTCTAAGGAATTCTTCTTCATCATGGGAAGATGCCGCTCAAATCTCAACACGACCTATTGTATTGTTAATGCATGGCATGACAACTTCTGCAGATTGTTGGATTTTAGAGAGTTTAACACATCCTTTGGCTTATGATTTGGTCAATAGTGGCTATGATGTGTGGCTGGGTAATACCCGTGGAAATACTTATGGCCAGATGCACTTACATATGTCCTCGTATGATAGAGAATTTTGGAGATTTTCGCTTCATGAAGTGGGTACCATTGATTTGCCACATATCATGGATTTTATTTTGACTGAAACACAAGCAGACTCTCTGCATTATGTGGGTCACTCACAGGGTACTACAATTGCTTTAATCTTACTCTCTACGAATGGTGAATATAATCGCAAATTTAAATCCATAACAATGTTGGCTCCCAGTGCTAATTTGACTTTTGTTACAACACCTTTAAGGTATATTTCACCCATCATGGGTAGACCATTATATTCGACTTTTGAAGATTGGGCCCTATTTAGGCCAATGATTGTTCGTAAATTACTGGGAATGGAGAGATGTCGTAGAGTTGGAGCAACTTCAAAATATTGTTCattttttgtatacaatttttttggtggataCTCAGCCTACATTAATAGG tcTATGCTCCCAGAAATATACGACACTCATCCAGCCACATGTTCAATTCGTCAAATATTGCATTATGCTCAAATTCATCAGAGTCGAATGTTTCGTCAATATGATTTTGGTCCCGAAGGAAATCTCTTACATTACAATCACTCTATCCCTCCGGAATAtaatttgagaaatttaaatCTCAGATTtcctatacatttattttatagcaGAGATGATCAGTTGTCAGCACTAAAAGATGTTGAAATACTTGCAGAGATATTGGGAAATAGTAGCATAAGTCATTTTATTGATTTGAAACATTTTGCCCATATCGATTTTATTTGGGCCTCAAATATAAGGGAAGTTATAAATCGTCCAGTATTGACTATAATTCGTAATGTGGAAAAAGAAttggaaaaaatctaa